Proteins encoded in a region of the Ignavibacteriales bacterium genome:
- a CDS encoding type 2 isopentenyl-diphosphate Delta-isomerase, with translation MSKSNNEISIRKKEHLELCLTDNVAFQSKTNGFERYDFIHNAISEVDISKISFHTNLFSKKIKFPFLISCMTGGTAEAENINLRLASIAYELKIPIGVGSQRQALEDKNYHDSYKIIRKTAKNIPVLGNIGVAQLVQSKKLTEILSLIDMLEADAFVVHLNPLQELLQKEGEPNFVGLLKKLEKLISKAKVPIIIKEVGSGISKDAAKKLLSIGISGIDVAGAGGTSWAGVEIIRSKSGNDFWDWGLPTSYCLREIYPLKKKYKFALIGSGGINSANDLAVAFALGADVAASARIILQTLMNDGEDAVQKKIVNWFDYVKKIMFLTGSKNLNELKKNKLIKKEELF, from the coding sequence ATGTCGAAATCAAATAACGAAATATCCATAAGAAAAAAAGAGCACCTCGAACTTTGCTTAACAGATAATGTTGCATTCCAATCAAAGACAAATGGTTTTGAGAGATATGATTTTATCCATAATGCAATTTCTGAAGTTGATATTTCCAAAATATCATTTCATACAAATCTCTTTTCAAAAAAAATAAAATTTCCATTCTTGATTTCCTGTATGACTGGCGGCACAGCGGAAGCAGAAAATATAAATTTAAGATTAGCTTCTATTGCATACGAACTAAAAATACCAATAGGAGTAGGCAGTCAAAGACAAGCACTCGAAGACAAAAATTATCACGACTCATACAAGATAATTCGTAAAACCGCCAAGAATATTCCGGTGCTTGGAAATATTGGCGTGGCTCAACTTGTCCAATCAAAGAAACTGACTGAAATTTTATCTTTGATTGATATGCTCGAAGCAGATGCGTTTGTTGTTCACTTAAATCCGTTGCAAGAATTACTGCAAAAGGAGGGTGAACCAAATTTTGTCGGTCTATTGAAGAAATTGGAAAAATTAATTTCAAAAGCAAAAGTTCCAATAATAATAAAAGAAGTTGGTTCAGGAATTAGTAAGGACGCTGCAAAGAAATTATTAAGTATTGGCATTAGCGGAATTGATGTAGCTGGCGCTGGAGGCACAAGCTGGGCTGGTGTTGAAATTATCAGAAGCAAATCTGGAAATGATTTTTGGGATTGGGGATTACCAACATCTTACTGTTTAAGAGAAATCTATCCTTTAAAGAAAAAGTATAAATTCGCTTTAATTGGTTCAGGCGGAATAAATTCTGCGAATGATCTTGCTGTTGCCTTTGCTCTCGGTGCTGATGTTGCTGCCTCAGCAAGAATTATTCTTCAGACTTTGATGAATGATGGCGAGGATGCGGTTCAGAAAAAAATTGTAAATTGGTTTGATTACGTTAAAAAAATTATGTTTCTAACGGGATCAAAAAATCTTAATGAGCTTAAAAAAAATAAGCTTATCAAAAAGGAAGAATTGT